In the Sinorhizobium arboris LMG 14919 genome, one interval contains:
- a CDS encoding DUF1489 family protein — protein MALHLIKLCVGAESIDDLREWVSRKALAAIAAGQQPHSFHTTRMVPKRTEELLAGGSLYWVIKGYVQARQPLISIETFTDGEGIGRCNLILGPEVVETELQPRRAFQGWRYLEGKEVPRDLASLAADGGEMPLELRRELAELGLL, from the coding sequence ATGGCTTTGCATCTCATTAAGCTCTGTGTCGGCGCAGAATCCATCGACGACCTGCGCGAATGGGTCTCGCGCAAGGCGCTGGCGGCGATCGCCGCCGGGCAGCAGCCCCACTCCTTTCACACCACGCGGATGGTGCCCAAGCGCACGGAAGAGCTTCTCGCCGGCGGTTCGCTTTACTGGGTGATCAAGGGATATGTGCAGGCGCGTCAGCCGCTGATCAGCATAGAGACCTTCACCGACGGGGAGGGCATCGGTCGCTGCAATCTCATTCTCGGTCCGGAGGTCGTGGAGACGGAACTGCAGCCGCGTCGGGCTTTCCAGGGCTGGCGCTACCTCGAAGGCAAGGAAGTCCCGCGCGATCTTGCCTCGCTCGCCGCCGATGGCGGTGAGATGCCGTTGGAATTGCGGCGCGAACTTGCCGAACTCGGCTTGCTATAG